In Harmonia axyridis chromosome X, icHarAxyr1.1, whole genome shotgun sequence, a single window of DNA contains:
- the LOC123686461 gene encoding rho GTPase-activating protein 190 isoform X1 codes for MARRTDIARYINVSVVGLSGVEKDKGHSGVGKSCLCNRFIRSHADDYNVDHISVLSQTDFSGRVVNNDHFLYWGEVVKKSDEGVDYHFSVIEQTEFIDDASFQSFKGGKMEPYVKRCAATKITSAEKLMYICKNQLGIEKEYEQKLLPEGKFNVDGFICIFDVSIVPSRSLEKQIEIVSNILNNLLKTKKPIVFITTKNDDADPAYLREADKLIQRKEYKGVLPLVEVSAHENVNVDLAFIVLAQMIDKTKFRTKITPYVEAARIRRDMMDAASESFLRLIRLHVTDYHSTWSQTIKILNAHNEWIYFVQIFGLDGTQRLFRRHIKMLKEEAITKRIAHYMELLPDILDKLSADRHAEGDWQTVKCTLKQHEDFYQYFYECPEDIPWTECELESDNEETRMPLNVLDTNDAETVFKNYINMLQQEKQQSEMPKRWKKQFKQLLEDTGYVTPGKPLSEVRVLFMGRECFEALSEHDCQQIYDQHQRQIIESAKYNFQELLLEHANIFYNLKSMTPSGTISQDCIKEIIEVLQDDFRYKMLDKLDQDRKTILYQHLNFIHCPMKENCPSYSNCMDVLIEKTLATKNHRPSSWGHNQWFLNTDDNKVNILILGLNYLAEDFVAKIRSQCEDDEYKIDCQFYSLDYRIICGDVSLPQYSFKTSDFVPHGGFCVFSDAKSFEYIRESLEKTLLSNLEQDDKLPFQGLPILLLFLQDISLDSDSVSKLKEEGQSLADNLQCTFMHVCVDEITTDQLVSESLNQLVQSIHHRTGFIYFYQSVIDCLEPDIRVIMSLFCGDDYSVETLLSPFFHHQCYFLSSERSVILETFLGDSRRRVEIIISSFHGANSFRDELVHGFILAYSSKRKASLANLNAFSMNIPNLPIQILAVTDSGGANAFFNNELGHLLITEGNTTADRLNAHFMTFTANVPQKATFYTPFFKEVWEKKPEIEQAFHMEEPSNLDDIDYHSLHDHPIPPPRHESYHLKMNDRSGNDSYFLNGPDDRHSSSDHSDKYNIYQYNMENDIHSKEQRFQNDFYLN; via the exons ATGGCTCGCAGAACAGATATAGCAAGATACATTAATGTATCAGTTGTTGGACTTTCTGGGGTTGAGAAAGATAAAGGACATTCTGGTGTTGGGAAATCTTGCCTCTGTAATCGTTTCATACGATCTCATGCAGATGATTACAATGTAGATCATATATCGGTTCTTAGTCAA ACTGACTTCAGCGGACGAGTTGTGAACAATGACCATTTCCTTTACTGGGGAGAAGTGGtcaagaaatctgatgaaggggTTGATTATCATTTCAGTGTTATAGAGCAAACTGAATTCATTGATGATGCATCATTTCAGTCTTTCAAAG GTGGCAAGATGGAACCTTATGTCAAAAGGTGTGCAGCTACTAAGATAACTTCAGCAGAAAAACTAATGTACATCTGCAAGAATCAATTGGGCATTGAGAAGGAATATGAGCAAAAGCTCTTGCCAGAGGGTAAATTCAATGTTGATggcttcatttgtatttttgacGTTAGTATTGTGCCAAGTAGATCCCTTGAAAAACAAATAGAAATTGTTTCCAATATTCTTAATAACCTCCTGAAAACGAAGAAGCCTATAGTATTCATTACTACTAAGAATGACGATGCTGATCCTGCCTACTTGCGTGAAGCTGATAAACTCATACAACGCAAAGAATATAAGGGAGTTTTGCCTCTTGTAGAGGTCTCTGCTCATGAGAATGTCAATGTTGATCTAGCATTCATTGTTCTGGCACAAATGATTGACAAAACTAAGTTCCGCACAAAGATTACCCCGTATGTTGAAGCAGCAAGAATTCGTAGAGATATGATGGATGCAGCTAGCGAATCTTTCCTGAGATTGATAAGACTTCATGTGACTGACTATCACTCTACCTGGTCGCAAACTATCAAGATACTTAATGCTCACAATGAGTGGATATATTTCGTGCAAATATTTG GGTTGGATGGTACACAACGTTTGTTCAGAAGGCAcataaaaatgttgaaagagGAAGCCATTACTAAAAGAATCGCCCATTACATGGAATTACTGCCTGATATTCTTGATAAACTCAGTGCAGATAGGCATGCTGAAGG AGATTGGCAAACAGTTAAATGCACCTTGAAGCAACATGAAgatttttatcaatatttttatgaatgcCCTGAGGATATTCCTTGGACAGAGTGTGAACTTGAGTCGGACAATGAAGAAACTAGAATGCCTTTAAATGTCCTCGATACAAATGATGCAGAAACtgttttcaaaaattacatCAATATGCTAcaacaagaaaaacaacaatcagA GATGCCGAAAAG GTGGAAGAAACAATTCAAACAGCTATTGGAAGACACAGGATATGTCACTCCGGGAAAGCCACTTTCAGAAGTTCGAGTATTGTTTATGGGTAGAGAATGCTTTGAAGCTTTGTCTGAACACGATTGTCAACAGATTTACGATCAGCATCAAAGACAAATTATTGAGAGTgccaaatataattttcaa GAACTACTTTTAGAACATgccaatatattttataatttgaaaagcATGACTCCTTCAGGTACAATATCACAAGACTGTATCAAAGAAATTATAGAAGTGCTTCAGGATGATTTTCGTTACAAGATGTTGGATAAATTGGATCAAGATAGGAAAACTATTCTTTACCAACATTTGAATTTCATACACTGCCCAATGAAAGAGAATTGTCCTTCATATTCTAATTGTATGGATGTTCTAATCGAGAAAACTCTTGCTACCAAAAACCATAGGCCCTCTTCTTGGGGCCATAACCAATGGTTTTTGAATACAGATGACAATAAAGTTAACATACTTATCTTGGGCTTGAACTATCTAGCTGAAGATTTTGTTGCTAAAATAAGG TCCCAATGTGAAGATGACGAGTACAAGATCGACTGCCAATTTTACAGTTTGGATTACAGAATCATTTGTGGAGATGTCAGTTTGCCACAGTATTCATTCAAAACTTCTGATTTTGTTCCCCATGGAGGCTTCTGTGTTTTCTCCGATGCtaaatcatttgaatatataagGGAGAGTCTTGAAAAAACACTTCTATCGAATTTGGAACAGGATGACAAACTTCCTTTTCAAGGATTACCTATCCTCCTCTTGTTTTTGCAGGATATTTCTCTGGATAGTGATAGTGTTAGCAAACTAAAAGAAGAGGGTCAAAGTTTGGCAGATAA CCTTCAATGTACATTCATGCATGTTTGCGTTGATGAAATCACCACTGATCaacttgtttctgaatctttGAATCAATTGGTTCAAAGTATCCATCACCGGACTGGTTTCATTTATTTCTACCAGTCCGTTATTGACTGTTTGGAACCAGATATTAG gGTTATTATGTCCTTATTCTGTGGAGATGATTACTCTGTGGAAACTCTTCTCTCTCCATTTTTTCACCATCAATGTTACTTCTTGTCCTCCGAACGCAGTGTTATACTAGAGACATTCCTTGGCGATTCTAGACGTAGAgtagaaattattatttcttcttttcaTGGTGCTAATTCCTTCAGAGATGAACTGGTTCATGGTTTCATACTGGCTTATTCCTCTAAACGTAAAGCTTCATTAGCAAATCTCAA tgcatTTTCGATGAACATTCCAAATCTACCAATTCAAATATTAGCTGTAACTGATTCTGGTGGGGCAAATGCTTTTTTCAACAACGAACTTGGACATTTATTGATAACTGAAGGGAACACAACAGCAGATAGACTGAATGCACACTTCATGACATTCACTGCCAACGTTCCTCAAAAAG caacTTTTTACACTCCCTTCTTCAAGGAAGTTTGGGAGAAGAAGCCTGAAATTGAGCAAGCTTTTCACATGGAAGAACCTTCTAATTTGGATGACATTGATTATCACAGTCTCCATGATCATCCTATACCACCTCCTAGACATGAGAGTTATCATCTGAAGATGAATGATAG aaGTGGTAATGACAGTTACTTCCTCAATGGTCCAGATGACAGACATAGCTCTAGTGACCACAGtgataaatataatatttatcaatATAATATGGAGAATGATATTCATTCCAAAGAACAACGATTCCAAAATG ATTTTTACCTGAACTGA
- the LOC123686461 gene encoding rho GTPase-activating protein 190 isoform X3, which produces MARRTDIARYINVSVVGLSGVEKDKGHSGVGKSCLCNRFIRSHADDYNVDHISVLSQTDFSGRVVNNDHFLYWGEVVKKSDEGVDYHFSVIEQTEFIDDASFQSFKGGKMEPYVKRCAATKITSAEKLMYICKNQLGIEKEYEQKLLPEGKFNVDGFICIFDVSIVPSRSLEKQIEIVSNILNNLLKTKKPIVFITTKNDDADPAYLREADKLIQRKEYKGVLPLVEVSAHENVNVDLAFIVLAQMIDKTKFRTKITPYVEAARIRRDMMDAASESFLRLIRLHVTDYHSTWSQTIKILNAHNEWIYFVQIFGLDGTQRLFRRHIKMLKEEAITKRIAHYMELLPDILDKLSADRHAEGDWQTVKCTLKQHEDFYQYFYECPEDIPWTECELESDNEETRMPLNVLDTNDAETVFKNYINMLQQEKQQSEMPKRWKKQFKQLLEDTGYVTPGKPLSEVRVLFMGRECFEALSEHDCQQIYDQHQRQIIESAKYNFQELLLEHANIFYNLKSMTPSGTISQDCIKEIIEVLQDDFRYKMLDKLDQDRKTILYQHLNFIHCPMKENCPSYSNCMDVLIEKTLATKNHRPSSWGHNQWFLNTDDNKVNILILGLNYLAEDFVAKIRSQCEDDEYKIDCQFYSLDYRIICGDVSLPQYSFKTSDFVPHGGFCVFSDAKSFEYIRESLEKTLLSNLEQDDKLPFQGLPILLLFLQDISLDSDSVSKLKEEGQSLADNLQCTFMHVCVDEITTDQLVSESLNQLVQSIHHRTGFIYFYQSVIDCLEPDIRVIMSLFCGDDYSVETLLSPFFHHQCYFLSSERSVILETFLGDSRRRVEIIISSFHGANSFRDELVHGFILAYSSKRKASLANLNAFSMNIPNLPIQILAVTDSGGANAFFNNELGHLLITEGNTTADRLNAHFMTFTANVPQKATFYTPFFKEVWEKKPEIEQAFHMEEPSNLDDIDYHSLHDHPIPPPRHESYHLKMNDRK; this is translated from the exons ATGGCTCGCAGAACAGATATAGCAAGATACATTAATGTATCAGTTGTTGGACTTTCTGGGGTTGAGAAAGATAAAGGACATTCTGGTGTTGGGAAATCTTGCCTCTGTAATCGTTTCATACGATCTCATGCAGATGATTACAATGTAGATCATATATCGGTTCTTAGTCAA ACTGACTTCAGCGGACGAGTTGTGAACAATGACCATTTCCTTTACTGGGGAGAAGTGGtcaagaaatctgatgaaggggTTGATTATCATTTCAGTGTTATAGAGCAAACTGAATTCATTGATGATGCATCATTTCAGTCTTTCAAAG GTGGCAAGATGGAACCTTATGTCAAAAGGTGTGCAGCTACTAAGATAACTTCAGCAGAAAAACTAATGTACATCTGCAAGAATCAATTGGGCATTGAGAAGGAATATGAGCAAAAGCTCTTGCCAGAGGGTAAATTCAATGTTGATggcttcatttgtatttttgacGTTAGTATTGTGCCAAGTAGATCCCTTGAAAAACAAATAGAAATTGTTTCCAATATTCTTAATAACCTCCTGAAAACGAAGAAGCCTATAGTATTCATTACTACTAAGAATGACGATGCTGATCCTGCCTACTTGCGTGAAGCTGATAAACTCATACAACGCAAAGAATATAAGGGAGTTTTGCCTCTTGTAGAGGTCTCTGCTCATGAGAATGTCAATGTTGATCTAGCATTCATTGTTCTGGCACAAATGATTGACAAAACTAAGTTCCGCACAAAGATTACCCCGTATGTTGAAGCAGCAAGAATTCGTAGAGATATGATGGATGCAGCTAGCGAATCTTTCCTGAGATTGATAAGACTTCATGTGACTGACTATCACTCTACCTGGTCGCAAACTATCAAGATACTTAATGCTCACAATGAGTGGATATATTTCGTGCAAATATTTG GGTTGGATGGTACACAACGTTTGTTCAGAAGGCAcataaaaatgttgaaagagGAAGCCATTACTAAAAGAATCGCCCATTACATGGAATTACTGCCTGATATTCTTGATAAACTCAGTGCAGATAGGCATGCTGAAGG AGATTGGCAAACAGTTAAATGCACCTTGAAGCAACATGAAgatttttatcaatatttttatgaatgcCCTGAGGATATTCCTTGGACAGAGTGTGAACTTGAGTCGGACAATGAAGAAACTAGAATGCCTTTAAATGTCCTCGATACAAATGATGCAGAAACtgttttcaaaaattacatCAATATGCTAcaacaagaaaaacaacaatcagA GATGCCGAAAAG GTGGAAGAAACAATTCAAACAGCTATTGGAAGACACAGGATATGTCACTCCGGGAAAGCCACTTTCAGAAGTTCGAGTATTGTTTATGGGTAGAGAATGCTTTGAAGCTTTGTCTGAACACGATTGTCAACAGATTTACGATCAGCATCAAAGACAAATTATTGAGAGTgccaaatataattttcaa GAACTACTTTTAGAACATgccaatatattttataatttgaaaagcATGACTCCTTCAGGTACAATATCACAAGACTGTATCAAAGAAATTATAGAAGTGCTTCAGGATGATTTTCGTTACAAGATGTTGGATAAATTGGATCAAGATAGGAAAACTATTCTTTACCAACATTTGAATTTCATACACTGCCCAATGAAAGAGAATTGTCCTTCATATTCTAATTGTATGGATGTTCTAATCGAGAAAACTCTTGCTACCAAAAACCATAGGCCCTCTTCTTGGGGCCATAACCAATGGTTTTTGAATACAGATGACAATAAAGTTAACATACTTATCTTGGGCTTGAACTATCTAGCTGAAGATTTTGTTGCTAAAATAAGG TCCCAATGTGAAGATGACGAGTACAAGATCGACTGCCAATTTTACAGTTTGGATTACAGAATCATTTGTGGAGATGTCAGTTTGCCACAGTATTCATTCAAAACTTCTGATTTTGTTCCCCATGGAGGCTTCTGTGTTTTCTCCGATGCtaaatcatttgaatatataagGGAGAGTCTTGAAAAAACACTTCTATCGAATTTGGAACAGGATGACAAACTTCCTTTTCAAGGATTACCTATCCTCCTCTTGTTTTTGCAGGATATTTCTCTGGATAGTGATAGTGTTAGCAAACTAAAAGAAGAGGGTCAAAGTTTGGCAGATAA CCTTCAATGTACATTCATGCATGTTTGCGTTGATGAAATCACCACTGATCaacttgtttctgaatctttGAATCAATTGGTTCAAAGTATCCATCACCGGACTGGTTTCATTTATTTCTACCAGTCCGTTATTGACTGTTTGGAACCAGATATTAG gGTTATTATGTCCTTATTCTGTGGAGATGATTACTCTGTGGAAACTCTTCTCTCTCCATTTTTTCACCATCAATGTTACTTCTTGTCCTCCGAACGCAGTGTTATACTAGAGACATTCCTTGGCGATTCTAGACGTAGAgtagaaattattatttcttcttttcaTGGTGCTAATTCCTTCAGAGATGAACTGGTTCATGGTTTCATACTGGCTTATTCCTCTAAACGTAAAGCTTCATTAGCAAATCTCAA tgcatTTTCGATGAACATTCCAAATCTACCAATTCAAATATTAGCTGTAACTGATTCTGGTGGGGCAAATGCTTTTTTCAACAACGAACTTGGACATTTATTGATAACTGAAGGGAACACAACAGCAGATAGACTGAATGCACACTTCATGACATTCACTGCCAACGTTCCTCAAAAAG caacTTTTTACACTCCCTTCTTCAAGGAAGTTTGGGAGAAGAAGCCTGAAATTGAGCAAGCTTTTCACATGGAAGAACCTTCTAATTTGGATGACATTGATTATCACAGTCTCCATGATCATCCTATACCACCTCCTAGACATGAGAGTTATCATCTGAAGATGAATGATAG aaaatga
- the LOC123686461 gene encoding rho GTPase-activating protein 190 isoform X2, giving the protein MARRTDIARYINVSVVGLSGVEKDKGHSGVGKSCLCNRFIRSHADDYNVDHISVLSQTDFSGRVVNNDHFLYWGEVVKKSDEGVDYHFSVIEQTEFIDDASFQSFKGGKMEPYVKRCAATKITSAEKLMYICKNQLGIEKEYEQKLLPEGKFNVDGFICIFDVSIVPSRSLEKQIEIVSNILNNLLKTKKPIVFITTKNDDADPAYLREADKLIQRKEYKGVLPLVEVSAHENVNVDLAFIVLAQMIDKTKFRTKITPYVEAARIRRDMMDAASESFLRLIRLHVTDYHSTWSQTIKILNAHNEWIYFVQIFGLDGTQRLFRRHIKMLKEEAITKRIAHYMELLPDILDKLSADRHAEGDWQTVKCTLKQHEDFYQYFYECPEDIPWTECELESDNEETRMPLNVLDTNDAETVFKNYINMLQQEKQQSEWKKQFKQLLEDTGYVTPGKPLSEVRVLFMGRECFEALSEHDCQQIYDQHQRQIIESAKYNFQELLLEHANIFYNLKSMTPSGTISQDCIKEIIEVLQDDFRYKMLDKLDQDRKTILYQHLNFIHCPMKENCPSYSNCMDVLIEKTLATKNHRPSSWGHNQWFLNTDDNKVNILILGLNYLAEDFVAKIRSQCEDDEYKIDCQFYSLDYRIICGDVSLPQYSFKTSDFVPHGGFCVFSDAKSFEYIRESLEKTLLSNLEQDDKLPFQGLPILLLFLQDISLDSDSVSKLKEEGQSLADNLQCTFMHVCVDEITTDQLVSESLNQLVQSIHHRTGFIYFYQSVIDCLEPDIRVIMSLFCGDDYSVETLLSPFFHHQCYFLSSERSVILETFLGDSRRRVEIIISSFHGANSFRDELVHGFILAYSSKRKASLANLNAFSMNIPNLPIQILAVTDSGGANAFFNNELGHLLITEGNTTADRLNAHFMTFTANVPQKATFYTPFFKEVWEKKPEIEQAFHMEEPSNLDDIDYHSLHDHPIPPPRHESYHLKMNDRSGNDSYFLNGPDDRHSSSDHSDKYNIYQYNMENDIHSKEQRFQNDFYLN; this is encoded by the exons ATGGCTCGCAGAACAGATATAGCAAGATACATTAATGTATCAGTTGTTGGACTTTCTGGGGTTGAGAAAGATAAAGGACATTCTGGTGTTGGGAAATCTTGCCTCTGTAATCGTTTCATACGATCTCATGCAGATGATTACAATGTAGATCATATATCGGTTCTTAGTCAA ACTGACTTCAGCGGACGAGTTGTGAACAATGACCATTTCCTTTACTGGGGAGAAGTGGtcaagaaatctgatgaaggggTTGATTATCATTTCAGTGTTATAGAGCAAACTGAATTCATTGATGATGCATCATTTCAGTCTTTCAAAG GTGGCAAGATGGAACCTTATGTCAAAAGGTGTGCAGCTACTAAGATAACTTCAGCAGAAAAACTAATGTACATCTGCAAGAATCAATTGGGCATTGAGAAGGAATATGAGCAAAAGCTCTTGCCAGAGGGTAAATTCAATGTTGATggcttcatttgtatttttgacGTTAGTATTGTGCCAAGTAGATCCCTTGAAAAACAAATAGAAATTGTTTCCAATATTCTTAATAACCTCCTGAAAACGAAGAAGCCTATAGTATTCATTACTACTAAGAATGACGATGCTGATCCTGCCTACTTGCGTGAAGCTGATAAACTCATACAACGCAAAGAATATAAGGGAGTTTTGCCTCTTGTAGAGGTCTCTGCTCATGAGAATGTCAATGTTGATCTAGCATTCATTGTTCTGGCACAAATGATTGACAAAACTAAGTTCCGCACAAAGATTACCCCGTATGTTGAAGCAGCAAGAATTCGTAGAGATATGATGGATGCAGCTAGCGAATCTTTCCTGAGATTGATAAGACTTCATGTGACTGACTATCACTCTACCTGGTCGCAAACTATCAAGATACTTAATGCTCACAATGAGTGGATATATTTCGTGCAAATATTTG GGTTGGATGGTACACAACGTTTGTTCAGAAGGCAcataaaaatgttgaaagagGAAGCCATTACTAAAAGAATCGCCCATTACATGGAATTACTGCCTGATATTCTTGATAAACTCAGTGCAGATAGGCATGCTGAAGG AGATTGGCAAACAGTTAAATGCACCTTGAAGCAACATGAAgatttttatcaatatttttatgaatgcCCTGAGGATATTCCTTGGACAGAGTGTGAACTTGAGTCGGACAATGAAGAAACTAGAATGCCTTTAAATGTCCTCGATACAAATGATGCAGAAACtgttttcaaaaattacatCAATATGCTAcaacaagaaaaacaacaatcagA GTGGAAGAAACAATTCAAACAGCTATTGGAAGACACAGGATATGTCACTCCGGGAAAGCCACTTTCAGAAGTTCGAGTATTGTTTATGGGTAGAGAATGCTTTGAAGCTTTGTCTGAACACGATTGTCAACAGATTTACGATCAGCATCAAAGACAAATTATTGAGAGTgccaaatataattttcaa GAACTACTTTTAGAACATgccaatatattttataatttgaaaagcATGACTCCTTCAGGTACAATATCACAAGACTGTATCAAAGAAATTATAGAAGTGCTTCAGGATGATTTTCGTTACAAGATGTTGGATAAATTGGATCAAGATAGGAAAACTATTCTTTACCAACATTTGAATTTCATACACTGCCCAATGAAAGAGAATTGTCCTTCATATTCTAATTGTATGGATGTTCTAATCGAGAAAACTCTTGCTACCAAAAACCATAGGCCCTCTTCTTGGGGCCATAACCAATGGTTTTTGAATACAGATGACAATAAAGTTAACATACTTATCTTGGGCTTGAACTATCTAGCTGAAGATTTTGTTGCTAAAATAAGG TCCCAATGTGAAGATGACGAGTACAAGATCGACTGCCAATTTTACAGTTTGGATTACAGAATCATTTGTGGAGATGTCAGTTTGCCACAGTATTCATTCAAAACTTCTGATTTTGTTCCCCATGGAGGCTTCTGTGTTTTCTCCGATGCtaaatcatttgaatatataagGGAGAGTCTTGAAAAAACACTTCTATCGAATTTGGAACAGGATGACAAACTTCCTTTTCAAGGATTACCTATCCTCCTCTTGTTTTTGCAGGATATTTCTCTGGATAGTGATAGTGTTAGCAAACTAAAAGAAGAGGGTCAAAGTTTGGCAGATAA CCTTCAATGTACATTCATGCATGTTTGCGTTGATGAAATCACCACTGATCaacttgtttctgaatctttGAATCAATTGGTTCAAAGTATCCATCACCGGACTGGTTTCATTTATTTCTACCAGTCCGTTATTGACTGTTTGGAACCAGATATTAG gGTTATTATGTCCTTATTCTGTGGAGATGATTACTCTGTGGAAACTCTTCTCTCTCCATTTTTTCACCATCAATGTTACTTCTTGTCCTCCGAACGCAGTGTTATACTAGAGACATTCCTTGGCGATTCTAGACGTAGAgtagaaattattatttcttcttttcaTGGTGCTAATTCCTTCAGAGATGAACTGGTTCATGGTTTCATACTGGCTTATTCCTCTAAACGTAAAGCTTCATTAGCAAATCTCAA tgcatTTTCGATGAACATTCCAAATCTACCAATTCAAATATTAGCTGTAACTGATTCTGGTGGGGCAAATGCTTTTTTCAACAACGAACTTGGACATTTATTGATAACTGAAGGGAACACAACAGCAGATAGACTGAATGCACACTTCATGACATTCACTGCCAACGTTCCTCAAAAAG caacTTTTTACACTCCCTTCTTCAAGGAAGTTTGGGAGAAGAAGCCTGAAATTGAGCAAGCTTTTCACATGGAAGAACCTTCTAATTTGGATGACATTGATTATCACAGTCTCCATGATCATCCTATACCACCTCCTAGACATGAGAGTTATCATCTGAAGATGAATGATAG aaGTGGTAATGACAGTTACTTCCTCAATGGTCCAGATGACAGACATAGCTCTAGTGACCACAGtgataaatataatatttatcaatATAATATGGAGAATGATATTCATTCCAAAGAACAACGATTCCAAAATG ATTTTTACCTGAACTGA